The sequence ATAACTAATGATTTCGTTTTACATGGTTTTGCAGTAGATGAAGGTGTTAAAAGAAATAAAGGCAGAGTAGGAGCGAAAGATGCACCGGACATTATTAGAAAAAACATGGCTAATTTCCCTGTGATTTTGCCGGATTTTTCGATGCTTGATTTTGGAAATATTACTTGCGAAGACGGAGATTTAGAAAAAGCTCAAAATGCTCTTGCAGAAAATGTTGCTCAGGCTTTAGCGAAAGGTGCGAAATCTCTCGTGTTAGGTGGCGGTCATGAAGTCACTTTTGCCCATTACTCAGGAATTAGAAATGCTTTTCCCGATAAAAAAATTGGAATCATCAATATCGATGCTCATTTTGACAACCGCAGGCCGGAGACCGGAGTTGGAGCAAGTTCCGGAACCGGATTTTGGCAAATTGCTCAGGAAGAAAACAATCATACGCTGCATATTGGAATTCAGAGAAATTCAAATACTTTAAAATTGTTTGATACCGCTCATCAGTTTGGGATGAAATATATTTTAGCAGACGAACTGTTTTTTGAAAATCTTCCATCGGTGTACGAACGTATTACTGAGTTGATAGAGTCTGTGGATGTGGTTTATCTTACGATTTGCATGGATGTTTTCAATGCCGCAATCGCTCCCGGAGTTTCAGCCGCAGCCTACAACGGGTTGTTTACGGATGCCGCTTTTATGCATTTTTACAAACATATTTTAAAGAGCGAAAAACTCGTTGCATTAGATGTTGCTGAAGTGAATCCTCAATATGATATTCAGGAAAGGACAGCGAGGTTGGCAGCGAGCTTGGTAAATGAATGGCTGATGATCTAAAAGACAAATTAAGTCAATAGAGATTATCATTTTTTTAAATATAACGAAGGAACATATTTTGTTGCCTTACTCATGCTTTATCCAAAAGCAGAAAATTCATTTTTGAATTTTTTAAATGAAATTACGACATGGAACAATCAATCGAAAGTAAACTCATAAAAGCAGATAAAGCCTTTACAGAGTGGAAAAAAGTACCTTTTGCAGACAGACAAAAATTAATTAAAAAGGCTGCAGAATTATTTAAAGCAAAGTCAGAAGAATTTGGCATCATCATTACCAAAGAAATGAATAAACCCATTTCGCAATCTATCTCAGAAGTAGAAAAATGTGCGTTGATGATGAATTATTATGCGGAAGCTGACAACGTTTTACAACCCGAAAAAATAGAATCTGAATATAAAATTTCTGAGATTCATTATGTTCCGAAAGGGGTAATCTTGGGAGTTATGCCCTGGAATTTTCCTTTCTGGCAGGTTTTAAGATTTGCAACGCCTGCAATTTTAGCTGGAAATACCGTTGTTCTGAAACATGCTTCAATATGTTTCGGAAGTGGAAATGCTATAGAAAAAATATTTTGGAAGCTGGTTTTCCTGAAGGTGTTTTTCAGAACTTAGAAGTTGGGCACAAAGAAGTAAAAGAAATTCTTGAACATCCGATAATTAAAGGTGTAAGTCTTACCGGAAGCGAAAAAGCGGGTGCCGAAGTCGCATCAATTGCCGGACAGAAAATCAAAAAATCTTTGCTTGAATTGGGAGGAAGCGATGCTTTTATCGTTTTGGATGATGCAGATTTAGATGAAGCAGCGAAAGTTGGTGCTCTGGCAAGACTTCAAAACTGCGGACAGACTTGTGTTGCGGCAAAAAGATTTATCATTCAGAAAGATATTGAATTTGATTTCTTACCTAAATTTATCGAAGAATATAAAAAATATGTTCCTGCCGATCCGATGAATAAGGAAACAAAATTAGGAGGAATGGCAAGACCAGATTTGGCAGATGATTTAGAAAAACAATATCAGAAGGCTTTAGATAATGGGGCAGAAGCTCTTATTCCTTTAGAGAGAATTTCAGATACAGAATTCAAGCCGGGATTAATCAGTGTGAAAGAAGGCAATCCTATTTTGCAGGAAGAATTATTCGGTCCTTTGGGAATGATCATGATTGCTCAGAACGATAATGAAGCTCTGGATATGGCA comes from Chryseobacterium sp. 3008163 and encodes:
- the hutG gene encoding formimidoylglutamase, with the translated sequence MIWQGRLDGEEPLFHRLFQRVQEAENHDLIITNDFVLHGFAVDEGVKRNKGRVGAKDAPDIIRKNMANFPVILPDFSMLDFGNITCEDGDLEKAQNALAENVAQALAKGAKSLVLGGGHEVTFAHYSGIRNAFPDKKIGIINIDAHFDNRRPETGVGASSGTGFWQIAQEENNHTLHIGIQRNSNTLKLFDTAHQFGMKYILADELFFENLPSVYERITELIESVDVVYLTICMDVFNAAIAPGVSAAAYNGLFTDAAFMHFYKHILKSEKLVALDVAEVNPQYDIQERTARLAASLVNEWLMI